The Natronosporangium hydrolyticum nucleotide sequence ACTACTCGGCGAGCTGATCTCCGATGCGCCCAGCGGGCGAGCGTGGCTCCTGACCTCGCGGCAGATCACCGACACCGTCGCGTTCTACCGCCGAGTCGGCTGGTACGAGGTGCCGCCGCTGCTCGGTCAGGAGAACGACATCGTGGTGTTCCTCAGCCCGGCCCACCCGGCCCGGGACACCCCTACTCCGCCGTGACCGGCCGCCTGTTCGAAGCACCTGCCGGAGGTTAAGAATACTTGACATGATGTCGCGCCTGCTTTACTTTGGTTAAGAATCTTTGACATCACACCTAGGGGCCCGACATGTCGTACGAAGAGCGAGGCACGTGGGTCTATCTGCTCACGACGTTGGGGGTCTACACGGCGTACGTGATCGTCGTGCTGTCCCGGGCGACCGATCCGATCACCGAGACGGCGTACCAGGTGCCGTTGCTGGTGTCGATAGGGGCGGCGATCCTCGCGTCGATCCTGCTGCGGATCGTCGTCGAGATCGGCGCGGGAGTCGCCCGCGGCGTCCGCGACGAGGTCGCGGCGGAGATCGAGGCGCACACCGGGGCGAAGACCGAGCGACGCACCGCCGATCCGTATCGCACCGACGCCCGCGACCGCGACATCGCCCGGCTCGGCGACCAGCGCACCTGGATCGTCACCGCCGCAGGCGCGCTCGCCGCCATGCTCATGGCCCTCGCCGAGTGGCACTTCTTCTGGATCGCGAACGTCATCTACCTGAGCTTCGTGCTGCAGGCCGGCTCAAGCGCGATCGTCAAGCTCGTGCTCTACCGGCGGGGGTTCTGACGTGGCCAAGCCGACCAAGGTGACCAACCGCATCCGCGCCCTGCGGTTCGAGCACGGCGAGCTGACCCAGGCGCAGTTGGCCGACACCATCGGCGTCACCCGGCAGACGATCATCGCGATCGAGCAGGGTCGCTACTCGCCGTCGCTGGAGATGGCGTTCCAGATCGCGCGCGCCTTCGGAGTAGGCCTCGACGACGTGTTCCAGTACCCGGAGGAGCAATCATGAAAGCCGCCGTCGACCGCCCCACCCCGCAGGGCGTGCGCGAGCTCCCGATTGTCGAGAGCGCATGCCGCCGAGCTAGTCTTCGCCGATCATGACCGATCTTGGCGGAATCAATCATCTGACCCTGTCCACGATCGACCTCGACCGGCTCGTGGCCTACTACTCAGGGCTGCTGGGAGCGGAGCTCGCGTTCGAGCGTGCCGCCACCCCGGCTGAACCTCGACTTGCAGTCATCGATGTCGGTGGGGGCGACCACCTGATGATCGTTGAGACCGCTGCTCCCCCCACCGCCGAGCTCGACCCCCTGAGCAGGGCGGGGTGGGGGCTCCGAGTGGCAACGTACGCGCAGCTGTGTGAGGTCCGCGAACGAATCTTGGACGCTGGGTTGCCGGTCGATCAGATCGAGACGCTGCCCACGCAGTGGACGATGACAGCTCGCGATCCCGACGGACGCCCCGTGGACATACGGGCCCATCGCTGACAGTGGCGACTCGCCCGGTGGTTCGAGCAAATTGCGAAAAGTGGAGCCGAGGGGACTCGAACCCCTGACCCCCTCCATGCCATGGAGGTGCGCTACCAGCTGCGCCACGGCCCCACGTGCCCGCTGCATCTGGGCACCGCGCAATACTACACGCCCTGCGGGGCTCGGGTTAGTTCAGGGTCGGGTCCGTCGGGTAGGTCGCCACCGCCGCCACCAGCCCGCGCTGGCGCCGCAGCACCACCGTCCACAGATCGTCCGGCCGGGTCACGAACGGGTCCTGCGGCAGCGCCTCGAAGGTGAACCAGGAGCCGCCCTCGATCTCCTCCTCCAACTGGCCCGGGGACCAGCCCGCGTAACCCGCGAAGACCCGCACCGCGTCGACCTGTTCGCGCAGCGGCTCCGGCTCCCGCCCCAGGTCGACCGTGCCCAGCGCACCGAAGAACGGCTGGAACCCGGTCGGCCGGTCAGCCCCCTGACCGTCGACGCCGGCCCGGATCCGGGCCACACAGATCGCCGAGTCGGGCTGCACCGGGCCACCCTCGAACAGCACCGCCGGATCGTCGGCGAGCCCACCCCAGCCGCCCAGCACCTCAGAGACCGGCACCTCGGTGGCACGGTTGAGCACCACCCCCATCGCGCCGCCGGACTCGTGCGCGACGAGCAGCACCACCGTGCGCTCGAAGCTGGGGTCCCGCAACAGCGGGGTGGCCACCAGTAGCGACCCGACCAACGAGCCGGTCGGCCGCTCGAAGCTCACCGCGGGTTCACCCGTGCCGGGGTCACCTGGCACCCCCGGCTCACGCGCCATGCCAGCCATGCCGGAACGATAGCCTGCGGGCTACCTGTCTCGCTACGCTCCACGATCACCGACTGGAAACCTGTCGGCACAGATCGGGAGCAGCCCCCGCCCCGAGAGGAGACATCCGTGGCACCCACTGCCGAGTTCGCCGTGATCGGCGGCTCCGGTCTCTACGCCCTACTCGAAACCGCCGAAGATCATCATGTGGTGACGCCCTACGGCGCCACCTCCGATCCGGTCACCGTCGCCGAGGTGGCGGGTCGGAAGGTAGCGTTCCTACCCCGCCACGGCCGGGAGCACCAGTACCCGCCGCACAAGATCCCCTATCGAGCGAACCTGTGGGCGCTGAACGAGCTGGGCGTACGGCAGATTCTGGCCCCCTGCGCGGTCGGCGGCCTCCGCCCAGAGCTCGGCCCCGGCACCTTCGCCGTCCCGGACCAACTGCTCGACCGCACGTACGGTCGGGTGCAGACCTTCCACGACAGTGGTGCGGTGCACGTCTCCTTCGCCGACCCGTACTGTCCGACCGGCCGGGCCACGGTGCGGGCCACCGCGGCCGAGCAGCAACTGGCGATGGTCGACGGCGGGACCATGGTGGTGATCGAAGGGCCCCGCTTCTCCACCCGCGCGGAGTCCCGCTGGTACGCGGCGGCGGGCGGCACGCTGATCAACATGACCGGCCACCCGGAGGCGGTGCTGGCGCGCGAACTCGGCATCTGCTACACCGCGATCGCGCTCGTCACCGACCTCGACGCGGGCGTGGAAGACGGCGCCGGGGTGACCCAGGAGGAGGTCTTCCGGGTCTTCGGCGAGAACACCGAACGGATGCGCACGCTTTTGCTGGCCGCGCTCGGCGGGCTGCCGGACGAGCCGACCTGCGGCTGCGCCGCCGCGGTGCCAGCGCACTGAGCCGCCACGGTGCCAGCGCACTGAGCCGGACCGCTGGGCCCGGTCAGTACCGCCGGGCCGGCCGGGTGCTCTTCGCCTCCGCGAACCGCTTCAGCGACTGCGAGCGGTAGTCCAGGCCCAGCATGGTCAGCAGCAGTACGCCGACGGCGGCGCCACCGGCGGCGAAGCCGGCGTACTGCCAGGCCGCCTCGAAGCTGTCGCCGGCACCGACCTCGGCCGGGGTGGTGCCGCTGACGAACGGGCCGACGGTGAGCACCAGCACCCCCGCGGCGACCGCGGCGCCGGCCAGGTCGGCGGCGACGATCCCCAGCGGACGCCGGCGGGCCCAGCTCACCCCGGCGACCGCCATCGCCAGACCGATCACCCCGTACGCGACCAGGGTCCACCGCTGCTGGGCCGTCACCTCCTCGACCCCGCCGATCCGCACGATCAGCCGGCCCACCACGTTGACCGCGAACAGGACTCCAGCGAGGATCCCGATCCGCAGCAACCGCTCCCTCATCCGCCCTCCACCTCGTACCGTCGGTCCTGGCCGCCGTTGCCCCGCCGGGTCAGTCGTCGTCCGGGTCCTCGCCACAGATGACTTCCGGCTGCGCGGAGTACGTCCAGGTGAACTTCTCTCGATTGACTTCTATACCGTCCCGGTGGAAAATGCGCCAGGCGTCTTGCGTGAACCCTTCGATACCCTGAGTTTCGATGCAGGTGTCGTCCGGCTCCACGTACCGGCGCTCCGGTTCGGTCACCTCGCGCCGGTCGCTCCACTCGGTGGTGACGTCGTCCCACACCTTGGTGCTCCACATCGACACCGTGATCGAGTCGTCGTCGTAGGAGGTGTCGATCAGCACGCCGTACTGGGTGTCGTTGCGGAACTGCATGTCCAGACTTGGATAGAAGATCGTCGCCTCGATCACCGCCGGGTAGCGGGAGTAGTGGTAGGAGTGCGGGTGGTGCTCCACATCCTCCAGCCCGGCGTAGTAGGACGCGTTGAACAACGTGGTGGTGAACTGGGAGATCCCGCCGCCCACCGCAGGCTGCAGCCGGCCGTCGAGGATCACCGGGGCGTCCTGGAAACCCTCGTCGTAACCACGCTCGCCGGTGTAACCGTTGAGTGAGAAGGTCTCCCCCGGCAACACCACGGCGCCGTCGACCATGTCCGCGACGGTGGCGATGTTGTGGTTGCGGGGCGTGCTCAGGCCACCCTCGAAGTTTGTGGTGAAGCTGGAGACCTGCTCCCGGATGCCCAGGTCCTCGGCGTCGGCGGTGGTGAAGTCGGCCGAGACGGTGGTCATCTCGGCGGCCACCGTCCGCGGCGCGGGCTCGCTCACCACGGCCAGCAACTCGTCGGCGAGCGCCTCGATCTCCACCGCCTCGCCGTCCTCGCTCTCGACCACCGTGGGCTCGCCGCTGCGCAGCGCCACGGTGGCGTCGACCGGCGCGGTCTCGATCTCGTCGAGTTCCTCAGCCAGCGCCTCCCGCAGCGCCTCGTCGTCGATCCGCGGCACGATCTCACCCTGCTTGTCGGCGGTGAGATCGAGGCTGGCGGCGATCGCGGCCGGCGGGACCTGCCACTCCTGCCCATCGCTGGTGACCGCGACCGGGGCGGCCACCGCCGGCTCGGCGACCTCGGTGACCAGCCGGTCGACCTCCTCGGCGGTGGTGACCGGGTGAATCTCGACCAGCGGTAGCGCGACCACCCCGGGCTGCCGCCAGCCGCCGGCGTCGCCCAGGGCCTGCGGCCATCCCTCGGCGAGCGCCTGGACGGTCTGCTCCTGGTCGAGGCCGAGCCCGGGCTCCGGGTAGACCGGCACCGGCTCGGTGCCCTCGAAGGTGATCTCGGGCATGGTCATCGAGGCACCGGCCTCCGCCGCCGGCTCGGCCAGCTCTTCCTCCAGCGCCTCCTCGTCGACGGTGACCACCGGCGGGACATCGCGGGTGCCGAAGAGCGCGGCGAACGGCCCGACCCGTTCCGCGGCGGCCGCCACCGTGGCGTCGACATCTACGGCGAGGCCGATCTCGGCCGGGTCGAGCTCCAGCTCGACCTCGCCGACCCGGACCGGCACCGGCGCCGCCAACTCGTCCGCGTGCTGCTCCAGCGCCTCCTGCAACGTCTGCCGGGCGGCGTCGTGGCTCTTCGCCCCCAGGTCGACGCCGAGCACAGTGGTGCCACGGGGGACGTCCCCGGCGTACGCGTAGGCGGTAGTGGCACCGAGGCCGGAGGCGAGCACCGCCAGCACCCCTGCCAGGACCAGCACCAGGGTCCGGGAGAGGCGGGGTAGCTTAATGATCTTCAACAAAACCGGGTCCTCGTGGGTGGGGCGCCACGGTCAACGGCGCCGCGAGCCCTACCTTACGCGGTGCCCGCCATCGGGGCCGGATCGGCGGATCCCCCAAACCGGCGGTCTTTACTCACCAGCACCGGCGGCACACAGCCACCACCACCCGAGGTGTCGCAGCTCACCGTGCCGGCGCGGCAACGCAGCGCAGTGGCGTTGCTCACTGGCCACGACCGCCCGCCGCGAAGCCGATCACCGCCCCCACCACCAGCACCAGGGTGCCGCCGAAGAGCGCCAGCGCGCCGACCCAGTCGTCGGGGACCATCAGCCGGTCGCCCGCGTCGCTGCCGCGCAGGGTCAACACCACCACCAGGAACCAGCCCGCCAGCGGCAACGCCGTCGCCCAGCGCAGACCGGTGGCCCGGCGGGAGAACCAGACCAGGAACCCGGCCCCGCCGGCCGCGACCAGCAACGCAACCGGAACCCGCAGCCCCCGGGCGTCGCCGGCCAACTCCGCCAGCCACGGCACATGGGCGACCCGCAACGGCACCAGCAGCACCGTCAGCACCCCGGTGAGCAGGCCACCGAGCAACGCCAGCCCGCCGCCGGTGACCCGCAGCGCCCGGTCCAGCAGCGGCCACCGCTGCTCCGCCGGGACCGCCGGGGGCGCCGGCGCCACCTCCAGCTCGGCCTCGCTCACTGCGGCTTCAACCCCGCGAACAGGTCATCCTCCCAGCCGTGGGCACCGTTGCCGGGGCCCCGCTCGCCCGCGGCGAGCAGAAAGTGCTCCACCGCCAGGAAGCCATCGTCGGCCCGCCCCGCGAGCGTGTGCAGCCACGAGTCGGCCGGGATCTGGCTAGCGTGGGCCCGCATCGCCGCCGCCTTCGCCGCCTGCGCGGCCGGGGCGGTGATCTGGGCCGCGATCTCCTCGTCCGGCGTCCCGAACGGCAGCTCATCCACGTGGCCCACGTCCGCGAACGGATTGTCCGGCGCCCCCTGGAACTCCGCCATGCTGGCGACCAGCGCCGACTTCGGCACCGCGGTCCAGTAGACCTTGGCCGGCCCGATCCCCTCAGCGGCCGCGAGCTCCGCCGCCCGCATCGCCACCCGGTGCGCCTGGATATGGTCCGGATGCCCGTAGAACCCGTTCGGGTCGTAGGTGACCAGCACCCGCGGGCGAACCTCCCGGAACACCGCCAGTAGCTGCTCCGCCGCCTCCGCCAGCGACGCCTGCCAGAAACACCGGGGATGGTCGTTGGCCGGAGTGCCCATCATCCCGGAGTCCCGGTACCGGCCGGCGCCACCGAGAAACCGGTAGTCGGCCACGCCGAGCGCGGCGCAGGCGGCGGCCAGCTCACCGATCCGGTACCCGCCCAGCTGGTCGGCCGCGTCCGGCGCCAGCAACGCCAGCTCCGGCAGGTGGATCTCCCCCTCCTCGCCGAGTGTGCAGGTCACCAGCGTCACCGGCACCCCAGCTGCGGCGTAGTGCGCCATGGTGGCACCGGTGCCGATCGTCTCGTCGTCCGGGTGGGCGTGGACAAACAAGATTCCATTCACCTGGTCACTGTACTTCGCCGCAGGTCAGCAACTGGACACCCGGAACCGGTCGCATTCGGCGCCGCCGCCGGGCACCATGGCTACTGTGGAGGTGGAGCAGAGCGGACCGGCGCCCGGCGCGCCGAGTCGGGTGACGGTGGCGGCCGACGGCAGCCGGGTGGTCTCGCTGCGCGTCGGCGACCTCTGGGTCTACGACGTGGCGGCGGCAACCGAACGGCCGGTCACCGGTGTGGCGGCGCGGTTGACCCGGTATGCGACCGACGCCGCCGCCACGGTCGCGGCCGCGGACCACGACGGCCAGCTCTACCGCGCCGACCTGGCCACCGGCCGGCTCACCGCGCTCGACACCCCCGGACCGGTCGCCGATTCGCGCCCCGACCCGACCGGCCGGCGGATCGGCTACCTCACCGGCGGCGGGCTCCGGGTCATCGACGAGACCGGCGCCGACACGCTACTCGCGGGCGAACCCGACCCGGCCGCCGGCGGCCTGCCGTACCTCACCTGGGGTTCGGCCGAGCCCGCCGCGCGCCGCTACTTCCGGCGAGGTCGGGGCTGGTGGTGGGCGCCCGACGGGGAGAGCGTGCTCGCCGCCCGGGTCAACTACGCCCGGTCCCGCCCGGAGGTCTCGCTGCACCTGCTGGACCTCGACGGCGGCTGGGTCGACGTCCACTGGGATCGCGAGACCTACCCATACCTGGTCAGCGTGCGCTGGGCGGACCACCGCGACCCGCTGATCGCAGTGCTGCGCCGGCCGCAACAACACGGCCTCGTGCTGGCGGTCGACGCCCGGACCGGCGAGACCCAGGTGCACGCCGAACTCGCCGACCCGCGCTGGGTGGAGCCGGTGCCGGGCACGCCCCGGCACCTGCCCGACGGTCGGGTGCTGGTCGGCGGCGAGTTGGCCCACGACGGCTACGACGCCCGCTGCCTGTT carries:
- a CDS encoding VanW family protein, whose protein sequence is MKIIKLPRLSRTLVLVLAGVLAVLASGLGATTAYAYAGDVPRGTTVLGVDLGAKSHDAARQTLQEALEQHADELAAPVPVRVGEVELELDPAEIGLAVDVDATVAAAAERVGPFAALFGTRDVPPVVTVDEEALEEELAEPAAEAGASMTMPEITFEGTEPVPVYPEPGLGLDQEQTVQALAEGWPQALGDAGGWRQPGVVALPLVEIHPVTTAEEVDRLVTEVAEPAVAAPVAVTSDGQEWQVPPAAIAASLDLTADKQGEIVPRIDDEALREALAEELDEIETAPVDATVALRSGEPTVVESEDGEAVEIEALADELLAVVSEPAPRTVAAEMTTVSADFTTADAEDLGIREQVSSFTTNFEGGLSTPRNHNIATVADMVDGAVVLPGETFSLNGYTGERGYDEGFQDAPVILDGRLQPAVGGGISQFTTTLFNASYYAGLEDVEHHPHSYHYSRYPAVIEATIFYPSLDMQFRNDTQYGVLIDTSYDDDSITVSMWSTKVWDDVTTEWSDRREVTEPERRYVEPDDTCIETQGIEGFTQDAWRIFHRDGIEVNREKFTWTYSAQPEVICGEDPDDD
- a CDS encoding VOC family protein, which translates into the protein MTDLGGINHLTLSTIDLDRLVAYYSGLLGAELAFERAATPAEPRLAVIDVGGGDHLMIVETAAPPTAELDPLSRAGWGLRVATYAQLCEVRERILDAGLPVDQIETLPTQWTMTARDPDGRPVDIRAHR
- a CDS encoding S-methyl-5'-thioadenosine phosphorylase; protein product: MAPTAEFAVIGGSGLYALLETAEDHHVVTPYGATSDPVTVAEVAGRKVAFLPRHGREHQYPPHKIPYRANLWALNELGVRQILAPCAVGGLRPELGPGTFAVPDQLLDRTYGRVQTFHDSGAVHVSFADPYCPTGRATVRATAAEQQLAMVDGGTMVVIEGPRFSTRAESRWYAAAGGTLINMTGHPEAVLARELGICYTAIALVTDLDAGVEDGAGVTQEEVFRVFGENTERMRTLLLAALGGLPDEPTCGCAAAVPAH
- a CDS encoding YqgE/AlgH family protein, whose amino-acid sequence is MAGMAREPGVPGDPGTGEPAVSFERPTGSLVGSLLVATPLLRDPSFERTVVLLVAHESGGAMGVVLNRATEVPVSEVLGGWGGLADDPAVLFEGGPVQPDSAICVARIRAGVDGQGADRPTGFQPFFGALGTVDLGREPEPLREQVDAVRVFAGYAGWSPGQLEEEIEGGSWFTFEALPQDPFVTRPDDLWTVVLRRQRGLVAAVATYPTDPTLN
- a CDS encoding helix-turn-helix transcriptional regulator, whose protein sequence is MAKPTKVTNRIRALRFEHGELTQAQLADTIGVTRQTIIAIEQGRYSPSLEMAFQIARAFGVGLDDVFQYPEEQS
- the mshB gene encoding N-acetyl-1-D-myo-inositol-2-amino-2-deoxy-alpha-D-glucopyranoside deacetylase, with the protein product MNGILFVHAHPDDETIGTGATMAHYAAAGVPVTLVTCTLGEEGEIHLPELALLAPDAADQLGGYRIGELAAACAALGVADYRFLGGAGRYRDSGMMGTPANDHPRCFWQASLAEAAEQLLAVFREVRPRVLVTYDPNGFYGHPDHIQAHRVAMRAAELAAAEGIGPAKVYWTAVPKSALVASMAEFQGAPDNPFADVGHVDELPFGTPDEEIAAQITAPAAQAAKAAAMRAHASQIPADSWLHTLAGRADDGFLAVEHFLLAAGERGPGNGAHGWEDDLFAGLKPQ